In Pseudobythopirellula maris, a single window of DNA contains:
- a CDS encoding alpha-N-arabinofuranosidase: MGDLLFRLLATSCLLIAANLASAESLSASAKVDAAGDEGRISRHLYGHFAEHLGRCIYDGIWVGQDSSIPNTRGMRNDVVQALKDLSIPNLRWPGGCFADDYHWRDGIGPKGERPKRINMHWGQVIDTNAFGTHEFMDLCEQIGADAYLAGNVGSGTPQEMRDWIEYLTFDGDSELANERRKNGRDKPWKVPFFGVGNENWGCGGNMRPEFYADLYRQYATFCRSWSGNRMTLVACGPNGLDANWSKVMADRVGRGMRAMSLHYYTVYPSWRDKTPATGFGEDEWAAILSESLRMEEAIGNVEKEFDRVDPNKRIDIYVDEWGAWYAGEPGTPGYALYQQNSLRDALLAAQTLHIFHEHNERVTMANIAQVVNVLQAMILTEGDKMLLTPSYHLFEMYKVHHDATRLPLQLDSPEYEHGDREMPALSVSASRDSEGVVHVSISNVHPREAVELECEIEGLADGAKVTGRVLTAEELDAHNTFDEPENVKPSAFDGASLDGDELKATIPPRSVVVLRLAP; this comes from the coding sequence ATGGGTGACCTTCTTTTCCGTCTCTTAGCAACCTCATGCCTGCTGATCGCCGCGAACCTCGCGTCCGCCGAGTCGCTCAGCGCCTCGGCCAAGGTCGACGCCGCGGGCGACGAGGGGCGGATCAGCCGCCATCTCTACGGCCACTTCGCCGAGCACCTCGGCCGCTGCATCTACGACGGCATCTGGGTAGGCCAGGACTCTTCGATCCCGAACACGCGCGGCATGCGCAACGACGTGGTCCAGGCGCTCAAGGACCTGAGCATCCCCAATCTCCGCTGGCCGGGCGGCTGTTTCGCCGATGACTACCACTGGCGCGACGGAATCGGGCCTAAGGGCGAACGTCCCAAGCGGATCAACATGCATTGGGGCCAGGTGATCGACACGAACGCCTTCGGCACTCACGAGTTCATGGACCTTTGCGAGCAGATCGGCGCCGACGCCTACCTGGCCGGCAACGTTGGCAGCGGCACGCCCCAGGAGATGCGTGACTGGATCGAGTACCTCACCTTCGACGGCGACAGCGAGTTGGCGAACGAGCGCCGCAAGAACGGCCGCGACAAACCGTGGAAGGTCCCCTTTTTCGGTGTCGGCAACGAGAACTGGGGATGCGGCGGCAACATGCGCCCCGAGTTCTACGCCGACCTCTACCGCCAGTACGCCACGTTCTGTCGCAGCTGGAGCGGCAACCGCATGACGCTCGTCGCCTGCGGACCCAACGGCCTCGACGCCAACTGGAGCAAGGTGATGGCCGACCGCGTCGGTCGCGGCATGCGGGCGATGTCGCTCCATTACTACACGGTTTACCCGAGCTGGCGCGACAAGACTCCGGCCACCGGTTTTGGCGAAGACGAGTGGGCCGCCATCCTCAGCGAGTCGCTGCGCATGGAGGAGGCCATTGGCAATGTCGAGAAGGAGTTCGACCGGGTCGACCCTAACAAGCGGATCGACATCTACGTCGATGAGTGGGGCGCGTGGTACGCCGGCGAGCCCGGCACACCCGGCTACGCGCTGTACCAGCAGAACTCGCTCCGCGACGCGCTGCTGGCGGCCCAAACGCTGCACATCTTCCACGAGCACAACGAGCGCGTGACGATGGCCAACATCGCCCAGGTCGTGAACGTGCTGCAGGCGATGATCCTCACCGAGGGGGACAAGATGCTGCTCACCCCCAGCTACCACCTGTTCGAGATGTACAAGGTGCACCACGACGCCACGCGGCTGCCGCTTCAGCTCGATTCGCCCGAGTACGAGCACGGCGACCGCGAGATGCCGGCGCTGAGCGTATCGGCCTCCCGCGACTCGGAGGGCGTTGTGCACGTGTCGATCTCGAATGTCCACCCGCGCGAGGCGGTCGAGCTGGAGTGCGAGATCGAGGGCCTCGCCGACGGCGCCAAGGTCACCGGCCGGGTCCTCACCGCCGAGGAGCTCGACGCCCACAACACGTTCGACGAGCCGGAGAATGTGAAGCCGTCGGCGTTCGACGGCGCCTCGCTCGACGGCGACGAGCTGAAGGCGACGATCCCGCCGCGTTCGGTGGTGGTGCTGCGGCTGGCGCCGTGA
- a CDS encoding CTP synthase yields the protein MTRHIFVTGGVVSSLGKGLTSASIGMLLEKRGLSVRMQKLDPYLNVDPGTMSPYQHGEVYVLDDGSETDLDLGHYERFTNSPLMRETNYTTGQIYQEVINKERRGEFLGKTVQVIPHVTNEIKDCIARVASTPVTGPDGQTLPPADVVITEIGGTVGDIESLPFLEAIRQFSITAGREKCLYIHLTLVPYLKAARELKTKPTQHSVGQLREIGIAPDILICRTEQPIGREDREKIALFCNVGLESVIEERDKDFSIYEVPLSLVENRLDQQICDKLGLTTPQPNLDDWRDLLHRLRHPDHEISIAVVGKYAEHVDAYKSIYEALDHAGMAHKASIRIGRIRSEDVEAEGPERLLSGYDGLLVPGGFGERGIEGKVSAIRWAREKGVPFFGICLGLQCAAVEFGRNVVGLEGAHSTEFDKDTPHPVICLLDEQQSITDMGGTMRLGAQSTDLEPGSLVHECYGDVKISERHRHRYEFNNKYRQQYEAHGLKFAGTSRQDALVETIELPGHPWFLAVQYHPEFKSKPIKPQPLFSGFVGAAVKRRSSKREDAAKPTPSPADDSIEANH from the coding sequence ATGACCAGGCACATCTTCGTCACCGGCGGCGTCGTCAGCTCCCTCGGCAAGGGGCTCACCAGCGCGTCGATCGGCATGCTCCTCGAGAAGCGCGGCCTCTCGGTCCGCATGCAGAAGCTCGACCCCTACCTGAACGTCGACCCCGGCACGATGAGCCCCTACCAGCACGGCGAGGTCTACGTGCTGGACGACGGTTCGGAGACCGACCTGGACCTCGGCCACTACGAGCGGTTCACCAACTCGCCGCTCATGCGCGAGACGAACTACACCACCGGCCAGATCTACCAAGAGGTCATCAACAAAGAGCGTCGCGGCGAGTTCCTCGGCAAGACCGTGCAGGTGATCCCGCACGTCACGAACGAGATCAAGGACTGCATCGCCCGCGTGGCGAGCACGCCGGTCACCGGGCCCGACGGCCAGACGCTGCCGCCGGCCGACGTGGTGATCACCGAGATCGGCGGCACGGTCGGCGACATCGAGAGCCTGCCGTTCCTCGAGGCGATCCGCCAGTTCTCGATCACCGCCGGCCGCGAGAAATGCCTCTACATCCACCTGACGCTGGTCCCCTACCTCAAGGCGGCCCGCGAGCTGAAGACCAAACCGACCCAGCACTCGGTCGGCCAGCTGCGTGAGATCGGCATCGCGCCAGACATCCTCATCTGCCGCACCGAGCAACCGATCGGCCGCGAAGACCGCGAGAAGATCGCGTTGTTCTGCAACGTCGGGCTCGAGTCCGTAATCGAAGAGCGCGACAAAGACTTCTCGATCTACGAGGTCCCCTTGAGCCTGGTCGAGAACCGCCTCGACCAGCAGATCTGCGACAAGCTCGGCCTCACGACGCCGCAGCCCAACCTCGACGACTGGCGCGACCTGCTCCACCGCCTGCGGCACCCCGACCACGAGATCTCGATCGCCGTGGTCGGCAAGTACGCCGAGCACGTCGACGCTTACAAGAGCATCTACGAGGCGCTCGACCACGCCGGCATGGCGCACAAGGCGAGCATCCGCATCGGTCGGATCCGCAGCGAGGACGTCGAAGCCGAGGGCCCCGAGCGGCTGCTCAGCGGCTACGACGGCCTGTTGGTGCCGGGCGGCTTCGGCGAGCGTGGCATCGAGGGCAAGGTCTCCGCCATCCGCTGGGCAAGGGAGAAGGGCGTGCCGTTCTTCGGCATCTGCCTGGGGCTGCAATGCGCGGCGGTCGAGTTCGGCCGCAACGTGGTGGGCCTCGAGGGGGCCCACTCCACCGAGTTCGACAAGGACACGCCCCACCCGGTGATCTGCCTCTTGGACGAGCAGCAATCGATCACCGACATGGGCGGCACGATGCGTCTCGGCGCCCAGTCGACCGACCTGGAGCCCGGCAGCCTGGTCCACGAGTGCTACGGCGACGTGAAGATCAGCGAGCGGCACCGCCACCGCTACGAATTCAACAACAAGTACCGCCAGCAGTACGAGGCCCACGGCCTGAAGTTCGCCGGCACCAGCCGCCAGGATGCCCTGGTCGAGACGATCGAGCTGCCCGGCCACCCGTGGTTCCTCGCCGTGCAATACCACCCCGAGTTCAAGAGCAAGCCGATCAAGCCGCAGCCGCTGTTCAGCGGTTTCGTCGGCGCCGCGGTCAAGCGTCGCAGCAGCAAACGCGAAGACGCCGCCAAGCCGACGCCCTCGCCGGCCGACGACTCGATCGAGGCAAACCACTAA
- a CDS encoding YihY/virulence factor BrkB family protein: MSYLKQVFAEFFRDQCPTLAAALSYYTVFALPPLLFLLLTVVTGGLSVVYDSQTAEEKAEGILERQAAQLLGNPDASDEIAAMIERSQHTTGKWWKTLLSLTGVVVAITGLMGALQISLNRVWGVRPDPDRSPVRMMLRKRAVSFALILGLGFLLVVSMAVSGVMVFIGDQLEAVVGVDPLPAAAINYGVQSLVAFVVFATIFKVLPDARVNWRDVVVGAGLTTALFLLGRLAIQQYFVFAAPGARFGAAAASLAVILVWVYYSAMILLLGAEATQVYAHRRGRSLRPRRRAVRVVESLERGE, from the coding sequence ATGAGCTACCTCAAGCAGGTCTTCGCTGAGTTCTTCCGCGACCAGTGCCCCACGCTGGCCGCCGCGCTGTCGTACTACACCGTCTTCGCGCTGCCGCCGCTGCTGTTCCTGCTGCTCACGGTGGTGACGGGGGGGCTGTCGGTCGTGTACGACTCGCAGACCGCCGAAGAGAAGGCCGAGGGGATCCTCGAACGCCAGGCCGCGCAGCTGCTCGGCAACCCCGACGCGTCGGACGAGATCGCCGCGATGATCGAGCGCAGCCAGCACACCACCGGCAAGTGGTGGAAGACGCTGCTGAGTCTGACGGGCGTGGTCGTGGCCATCACCGGCCTGATGGGGGCGTTGCAGATTTCGCTCAACCGGGTGTGGGGCGTGCGACCCGACCCCGATCGATCGCCCGTGCGGATGATGCTGCGCAAGCGCGCCGTTTCGTTCGCGTTGATCCTGGGCTTGGGGTTCCTGCTGGTCGTGTCGATGGCGGTCTCGGGCGTGATGGTCTTTATCGGCGATCAACTCGAGGCGGTGGTCGGGGTCGACCCGTTGCCGGCCGCGGCGATCAACTACGGCGTGCAATCGCTCGTTGCGTTCGTCGTTTTCGCCACGATCTTCAAGGTGCTGCCCGACGCCCGGGTGAATTGGCGCGACGTGGTCGTGGGAGCGGGGCTCACGACGGCCCTGTTCCTGCTGGGCCGGCTGGCGATCCAGCAGTACTTCGTGTTCGCGGCGCCGGGGGCGCGGTTCGGCGCCGCGGCGGCGTCGCTCGCCGTGATCTTGGTGTGGGTCTATTACTCGGCGATGATCCTGCTGCTCGGCGCCGAAGCGACTCAGGTCTACGCCCATCGGCGCGGGCGCAGCCTGCGGCCGCGGCGGCGGGCGGTGCGGGTGGTGGAGAGTTTGGAGCGGGGGGAGTGA
- a CDS encoding glycosyl hydrolase: protein MTRAFLALIVSAMLVAAAQAAEPTWPEPTAESKPWSRWWWHGSAVDEANLTRLLEEYDASGLGGVEITCLYGVNGEDESREIDYESDRWVEVVTHALDEAERLGMIVDLPPGSGWRMGGPSVAREDGNAEVYVLTDEVSSGKAFEKDYSQATPKRGLPPQAVVAYGADGKTIDLTDRLSDEGVLEWTVPAGGSWRVAAVGMRLSGERVKRAGPGGSGLNINPYSRRSVENFLAAFGESVDKLPEGKIRASFHDSYEYNGSWSDDFLQEFQERRGYPLEQHLLELSGESDDLDAVARVRCDYRETMSDLVRDALIKPWIEWSHSKGQLARNQAHGSPGNWLDLYAMADIPETESFGRLEGGDGRPALFRFASSAAHLAGRRLVSSETATWLAEHFTVDLGQVKEIVDRQLISGINHIIYHGTAYSPEDASWPGWVFYASTQLNPQNPLWRDFPALNKYVGRCQSLLQAGEPDNDLLVYWPVHDAWSTGAENAHAGNLRMPLTVHNAHVWLFKKPIGKASEWLDANGYAYDFVSDALLEGCRAEEGEIVAAGGSYQAVLVPHAELMPTATLNKLAKLSAAGCKVLFLEAKPTSPPGFMPTGEQEVFDAVLAKLSDAPTSADLASLLGDAGVRREPFVAGSGLQFVRRELADGPCYFLANQGEEAFDGAIELSSPCESAVLMDPVTGEIGAAKIASGQVAVQLEPGETAFVRPGAACDEDWVYRDAEQAPEPIDGEWRVEFAAGGPALPDSYTTATLDSWTGQGGDAERFAGTAAYTTTFDAPAGEETFDLDLGEVADSARLVLNGEDLGVRFASPFRWRVAGLKPTGNELRVEVTNVASNRVRDLDRRGVEWRIFKDINFVTINYKPFDASDWPVRDAGLLGPVTLTPIGQ from the coding sequence ATGACACGTGCTTTTCTTGCGCTGATCGTCAGCGCGATGCTTGTGGCCGCCGCTCAGGCCGCCGAGCCGACCTGGCCCGAGCCGACCGCCGAGTCGAAGCCGTGGTCGCGCTGGTGGTGGCACGGCTCGGCCGTGGACGAAGCGAATCTCACGCGACTGCTGGAAGAATACGACGCGTCTGGCCTCGGCGGGGTCGAGATCACATGCCTCTACGGCGTCAACGGCGAGGACGAGTCGCGCGAGATCGACTACGAATCGGACCGCTGGGTCGAGGTGGTTACGCACGCCTTGGACGAAGCCGAGCGGCTCGGCATGATCGTCGACCTGCCGCCCGGCTCCGGTTGGCGGATGGGCGGGCCGAGCGTCGCCCGCGAGGACGGCAACGCGGAGGTGTACGTGCTGACCGACGAGGTCTCGTCGGGCAAGGCTTTCGAGAAAGACTACTCTCAGGCCACGCCGAAGCGCGGCCTGCCGCCGCAGGCGGTGGTGGCTTACGGCGCCGACGGCAAGACGATCGACCTGACCGACCGGCTCAGCGACGAGGGAGTCCTCGAGTGGACCGTCCCAGCGGGCGGGTCATGGCGCGTGGCGGCCGTGGGCATGCGGCTCTCGGGCGAACGGGTCAAGCGCGCCGGCCCCGGCGGCTCGGGGCTCAACATCAATCCTTACTCGCGGCGTTCGGTCGAGAACTTCTTGGCGGCGTTTGGCGAGAGCGTCGACAAGCTTCCTGAGGGCAAGATCCGCGCGTCGTTCCACGACTCGTACGAGTACAACGGCAGCTGGTCGGACGACTTCTTGCAGGAGTTTCAAGAGCGGCGCGGCTACCCGCTCGAGCAGCATCTTCTCGAGCTCTCCGGCGAATCGGACGACCTCGACGCGGTGGCGCGCGTGCGGTGCGACTACCGCGAGACGATGTCGGACCTGGTGCGCGACGCACTGATCAAACCGTGGATCGAGTGGTCGCACAGCAAGGGCCAGTTGGCCCGCAACCAGGCCCATGGGTCGCCGGGCAACTGGCTCGACCTGTACGCCATGGCTGACATCCCCGAGACCGAGAGCTTCGGCCGGCTCGAAGGGGGCGACGGGCGGCCGGCGTTGTTCCGCTTCGCCAGTTCGGCCGCCCACCTGGCGGGCAGGCGGCTGGTTTCGAGCGAAACCGCCACGTGGCTCGCCGAGCACTTTACGGTCGATCTCGGGCAGGTCAAAGAGATCGTCGACCGGCAGCTGATCTCCGGGATCAACCACATCATCTACCACGGCACGGCCTACTCGCCCGAAGACGCGAGTTGGCCCGGCTGGGTGTTCTACGCGTCGACGCAGCTCAACCCGCAGAACCCGCTGTGGCGCGACTTCCCGGCGCTGAACAAGTACGTCGGGCGTTGCCAATCGCTGCTGCAGGCGGGCGAGCCCGACAACGACCTGCTGGTCTACTGGCCGGTGCACGACGCCTGGAGCACCGGGGCCGAAAACGCCCACGCGGGCAACCTGCGGATGCCGCTCACGGTGCACAACGCCCACGTTTGGCTGTTCAAGAAGCCGATCGGCAAGGCGTCGGAGTGGCTCGACGCGAACGGCTACGCTTACGATTTTGTCAGCGACGCGCTGCTTGAAGGCTGCCGCGCCGAAGAGGGCGAAATCGTCGCCGCAGGGGGCTCGTACCAAGCCGTGCTCGTGCCGCACGCCGAGCTGATGCCGACCGCTACTCTCAACAAGCTCGCCAAGCTCTCGGCCGCCGGCTGCAAGGTGCTGTTCCTCGAAGCCAAGCCGACCTCGCCGCCCGGGTTCATGCCGACCGGTGAGCAGGAGGTGTTCGACGCGGTGCTGGCCAAGCTGTCAGACGCGCCGACCTCGGCCGACCTCGCCTCGCTGCTCGGCGACGCCGGCGTGCGACGCGAGCCGTTCGTCGCGGGAAGCGGTTTGCAGTTCGTCCGCCGTGAGCTCGCGGATGGGCCTTGCTACTTCCTCGCCAATCAAGGCGAAGAGGCGTTCGACGGCGCGATCGAGCTCAGCTCGCCGTGCGAGTCGGCCGTGCTGATGGACCCGGTCACCGGAGAGATCGGCGCGGCTAAAATCGCCTCGGGACAAGTCGCCGTGCAGCTCGAACCGGGCGAGACGGCGTTCGTCCGCCCCGGCGCCGCGTGCGACGAGGACTGGGTCTACCGCGACGCCGAGCAGGCGCCGGAGCCGATCGACGGCGAGTGGCGTGTCGAGTTCGCCGCCGGCGGCCCCGCCTTGCCGGACTCGTACACGACCGCGACGCTCGACTCGTGGACGGGGCAGGGGGGCGACGCGGAGCGCTTCGCCGGCACGGCGGCCTACACAACCACGTTCGACGCCCCGGCGGGCGAAGAGACGTTCGACCTCGACCTTGGCGAGGTCGCCGACAGCGCCCGCCTGGTGCTCAACGGCGAGGATCTCGGCGTGCGGTTCGCATCGCCCTTCCGCTGGCGCGTTGCGGGCCTGAAGCCGACCGGCAACGAGCTGCGGGTCGAGGTGACGAACGTCGCATCGAACCGGGTGCGCGACCTCGATCGCCGCGGCGTCGAGTGGCGGATATTCAAAGATATCAACTTCGTCACGATCAATTACAAGCCGTTCGACGCCTCGGACTGGCCCGTACGCGACGCGGGCCTGCTGGGTCCGGTCACGTTGACCCCCATCGGACAGTGA
- a CDS encoding DUF1844 domain-containing protein: MSEDKPKIIIDEDWKSQVEAEREAAKAGEPGASAPGGSNQPTDATPPAAEAAGSPDGAQDDDPPMPPASLPMLVSSLATEALMALGQIPHPMTGETIARPNLAKYLIDMVAMLKEKTADAAEPEEAQAIEDILHQLRMAFVAVQKK; encoded by the coding sequence ATGTCCGAAGACAAACCGAAGATCATCATCGACGAGGACTGGAAGAGCCAAGTCGAAGCCGAACGCGAAGCCGCCAAAGCAGGCGAGCCCGGGGCGTCAGCCCCCGGCGGTTCCAACCAACCAACCGACGCAACCCCACCGGCGGCCGAAGCCGCCGGCTCTCCGGACGGCGCGCAGGACGACGACCCGCCGATGCCCCCCGCGTCGCTGCCGATGCTCGTCTCGTCGCTGGCGACCGAGGCTCTAATGGCGCTCGGTCAGATCCCCCACCCGATGACCGGCGAGACGATCGCCCGCCCGAACCTGGCGAAGTACCTGATCGACATGGTGGCGATGCTCAAAGAAAAGACCGCCGACGCCGCCGAGCCCGAAGAGGCCCAGGCGATCGAAGACATCCTGCACCAACTGCGGATGGCGTTCGTCGCGGTGCAGAAGAAGTAG
- a CDS encoding RNA polymerase sigma factor: MADDQLVSGLRCGDGLAFETLVKRFETPLYRYFLASHGDAQLAGEQSVDCFSELVRAMPKMSGGDRQLRPFVFAVARNVLRRSWRARARPAAPLDSAEEKADPRPTPAAVAESQDEHARLIGAIRSLDPPTRDALLMHYVEQMPLAEVAAAIGEPLGTIKSRLHRGRHRLAALLQPSTPSP; encoded by the coding sequence ATGGCCGACGACCAGCTTGTCTCCGGCCTCCGTTGTGGCGATGGGCTCGCCTTCGAGACGCTCGTCAAGCGATTCGAGACCCCGCTGTACCGATACTTTTTAGCCTCACACGGCGACGCCCAGCTCGCCGGCGAGCAGTCGGTCGATTGCTTCAGCGAACTGGTCCGCGCCATGCCAAAGATGTCGGGCGGCGACAGGCAACTCCGGCCGTTTGTCTTCGCGGTCGCCCGGAACGTGCTTCGGCGTAGCTGGCGAGCGCGGGCTCGGCCTGCGGCGCCGCTCGATTCCGCGGAAGAAAAGGCCGATCCCCGTCCGACCCCGGCCGCGGTCGCTGAGTCGCAAGACGAGCACGCCCGGCTGATCGGGGCGATCCGCTCGCTCGATCCACCGACCCGCGACGCCCTGCTGATGCACTACGTCGAACAGATGCCCCTTGCCGAGGTGGCCGCGGCGATCGGCGAGCCGCTCGGGACGATCAAGAGCCGCCTGCACCGTGGCCGCCACCGCCTGGCGGCCCTCCTTCAGCCCTCAACCCCATCGCCATGA
- a CDS encoding nucleotidyltransferase family protein produces the protein MSIAETVVCGVAFDPKNGERVARMDLNRLYATVGRLFDLLDERGVDYVLAGGVAMLSYVEGRNTQDIDLVLSRADLDRLPELRVEEINERFARTWLDDLRVDALFSDNEPFKTVAMEHVTKKPYFEREVHCASEEGMLLMKLFAIPSLYRQARFDRIDVYQSDLTGLLRLRKGVSDSVWRKLSRIMLESDIAELRKIVADIEQKIAEGGDRFGSVPGDG, from the coding sequence GTGAGCATCGCCGAGACGGTTGTCTGCGGCGTGGCGTTCGATCCTAAAAACGGTGAGCGAGTCGCCCGCATGGACCTCAATCGCCTCTACGCCACGGTCGGTCGGCTGTTCGACCTGCTGGATGAACGCGGCGTGGATTACGTGCTCGCCGGCGGCGTCGCGATGCTCTCCTACGTCGAGGGCCGCAACACGCAGGACATCGACTTGGTGCTTTCCCGTGCAGACCTCGACCGGTTGCCCGAGCTGCGGGTCGAGGAGATCAACGAGCGGTTCGCGCGCACCTGGCTGGACGACCTACGGGTCGACGCCCTGTTCAGCGACAACGAACCGTTCAAGACCGTGGCCATGGAGCACGTCACGAAGAAGCCCTACTTCGAGCGCGAAGTACACTGTGCATCCGAAGAGGGCATGCTATTGATGAAGCTCTTTGCGATCCCATCGCTCTATCGCCAAGCCCGCTTCGACCGCATCGATGTGTACCAGAGTGATTTGACTGGCTTGCTGAGGCTTCGCAAAGGCGTCTCGGACAGTGTCTGGCGGAAGCTATCACGCATCATGCTGGAATCCGACATCGCGGAGCTCCGCAAGATCGTCGCCGATATCGAACAAAAGATCGCCGAGGGTGGCGACCGCTTCGGCAGCGTCCCAGGTGACGGCTGA
- a CDS encoding excinuclease ABC subunit UvrC, producing the protein MPDQEANNAEAPEPIVLETTPDGAAVGDEAADDRPLPKTQAEFFERAREKVRSKFPKTPGVYLFQDEKGRVLYVGKAKNLRARAGSYFLKAAAEDPRTMGLVKAAYEIDYLDAESEVDALLMESRLIKDILPRFNRDLRDNKSFPYLQITTHEDFPRVEITREPKSSSAKLYGPFTSVGALRGALQALQKAFKFRTCSLDIEDGDERWRWFRPCLLASIDQCTAPCNLRVSKEDYRKDIARLRTFLEGGRKKLLKEMREEMALASKELKFEKAAKLRDEINALERLKERGDLEEHEQPEVFYVDPKKGVTGLQKVLGLAEPPRVIEGVDIAHLGGGETVASLVRFIDGMPFKPGYRRFRIREVDGVDDYASIREVVSRRYGGLKEMDEIFPDLLLIDGGKGQLAKGMEAFEQLGVAPPTTVISLAKKEELVYRPGESEPLRLSRHAFALRLLQYVRDESHRFAQHYHHLLRSKRTLGE; encoded by the coding sequence ATGCCGGATCAAGAAGCCAACAACGCCGAGGCGCCCGAGCCGATCGTCCTCGAGACCACGCCCGACGGCGCCGCCGTTGGCGATGAGGCCGCCGACGATCGCCCCTTGCCCAAGACCCAGGCCGAGTTCTTCGAGCGCGCCCGGGAGAAGGTCCGCAGCAAGTTCCCCAAGACGCCCGGCGTTTACCTCTTCCAGGACGAGAAGGGACGGGTCCTCTACGTCGGCAAGGCGAAGAACCTGCGGGCCAGGGCCGGCAGCTACTTCCTCAAGGCGGCCGCCGAAGACCCCCGCACGATGGGGCTCGTCAAAGCGGCGTACGAAATCGACTACCTCGACGCCGAGTCGGAGGTCGACGCGCTGCTGATGGAGTCGCGGCTGATCAAGGACATCCTGCCGCGCTTCAACCGCGACCTGCGCGACAACAAGTCGTTCCCCTACCTGCAGATCACCACCCACGAAGACTTCCCCCGGGTCGAGATCACCCGCGAGCCGAAGTCGTCGTCGGCCAAGTTGTACGGCCCGTTCACGAGCGTCGGCGCCTTGCGCGGCGCCCTGCAGGCTCTGCAGAAGGCGTTCAAGTTCCGCACCTGCTCGCTCGACATCGAGGATGGCGACGAGCGCTGGCGCTGGTTCCGGCCCTGCCTGTTGGCGTCGATCGACCAGTGCACGGCGCCGTGCAACCTGCGGGTGTCGAAGGAGGACTACCGCAAAGACATCGCCCGGCTGCGGACCTTCCTCGAAGGGGGCCGCAAGAAGCTGCTCAAGGAGATGCGTGAGGAGATGGCGCTCGCCTCCAAGGAACTCAAGTTCGAGAAAGCCGCCAAGCTGCGCGACGAGATCAACGCCCTCGAGCGGCTCAAGGAGCGCGGCGACCTGGAGGAGCACGAGCAGCCCGAGGTGTTCTACGTCGACCCCAAGAAGGGCGTGACCGGCTTGCAGAAGGTGCTCGGCCTGGCCGAGCCGCCGCGGGTGATCGAGGGGGTCGACATCGCCCACCTCGGCGGCGGCGAGACCGTGGCCTCGCTCGTGCGGTTCATCGACGGCATGCCGTTCAAGCCGGGCTACCGGCGGTTCCGCATCCGCGAGGTCGACGGCGTGGACGACTACGCCAGCATCCGCGAGGTCGTCTCGCGCCGCTACGGCGGGCTGAAGGAGATGGACGAGATCTTCCCCGACCTGCTGCTGATCGACGGCGGCAAGGGCCAACTCGCCAAGGGGATGGAGGCGTTCGAGCAACTCGGCGTGGCGCCGCCCACGACGGTGATCTCGCTCGCCAAGAAGGAGGAACTGGTCTACCGCCCCGGCGAGAGCGAGCCGCTGAGGCTGAGCCGCCACGCGTTCGCCCTCAGGCTGCTGCAGTACGTCCGCGACGAATCGCACCGCTTCGCCCAGCACTACCACCACCTGCTGCGGAGCAAGCGGACGCTGGGCGAGTGA